Proteins from one Nicotiana tabacum cultivar K326 chromosome 23, ASM71507v2, whole genome shotgun sequence genomic window:
- the LOC107811071 gene encoding uncharacterized protein LOC107811071, whose product MQSPCFRVTREGCFKCCCQNSHGNQNHNSKISTIITCHREFIDTVASSIQPNSQFTNHECLPSCLELFTSLKEAYPHYNQTNLADEIRAQEYYHLSISKHVCLDYIGYGLFSYYQQKGYNSIDDSIASSSSAPPPPTQQSASLNEPFFNISYKSVSLSTQLLYGGQESELESQMKERIMKYMNISKHDYSMVFTANQSSAFKLLDGSYPFESNHNLVTAYDYENEAVEGMIDSAKRKGARVVSAEFSWPNFRVNSRKLRKMLVVKKNAKKKRGLFVFPLQSKVTGTRYSYQWMNIAQENGWHVLFDASALGPKEMETLGLSIFQPDFLICSFYKVFGENPSGFCCLFVKNSSISVLNKSSTSFGIISLVPATKPFDKSCSFSSAESVQEVSQENSTEFQEVKQVSEEPKQVITLFEILNWGKKSNTNKYKKVESKTSMNSDELECRGLDHADKLGLVLISSRARYLVNWLINALSRLQHPHAGDIHPPLVKIYGPKISFNRGPAVAFNVFDWKGQKIDPTLVQKLADRNNISLSCAFLQHIWFSKMYDDEKKTILETRSGEVGDNKKGKLNCGVSVITVSLGMMTNFEDLYRLWSFIARFLDADFVEKERWRYKALNQTTIEV is encoded by the coding sequence ATGCAATCACCTTGTTTTAGAGTGACAAGAGAAGGTTGTTTCAAGTGTTGCTGCCAAAATTCCCATGGAAACCAAAACCACAACTCAAAAATCAGCACAATCATCACTTGCCATCGCGAATTCATCGATACAGTGGCTTCTTCTATCCAGCCAAATTCTCAATTCACTAACCATGAGTGCTTGCCTTCATGTTTAGAATTGTTTACAAGCTTAAAAGAAGCATATCCACACTACAACCAAACTAATCTTGCTGATGAAATCAGAGCACAAGAATACTATCATCTTTCTATATCAAAACATGTTTGTCTTGATTATATTGGCTATGGCCTTTTCTCTTACTACCAACAAAAGGGGTATAATTCAATAGATGATTCAATCGCGTCTTCGTCATCAGCTCCTCCTCCTCCAACTCAACAATCAGCTTCACTAAATGAGCCTTTCTTTAACATATCATACAAGTCAGTGAGTTTGAGTACTCAGTTGCTATATGGAGGCCAAGAATCAGAGTTAGAGTCTCAAATGAAGGAAAGGATCATGAAATACATGAATATTTCTAAGCATGATTATTCTATGGTCTTTACAGCAAACCAATCTTCTGCTTTTAAACTTTTGGATGGGTCTTATCCCTTTGAGTCTAATCACAACCTTGTTACTGCTTATGATTATGAAAATGAAGCCGTTGAGGGAATGATAGATAGCGCGAAGAGGAAAGGTGCTCGAGTAGTATCAGCTGAGTTCTCATGGCCTAATTTTAGAGTAAATTCAAGAAAATTGAGAAAGATGTTAGTTGTCAAGAAAAATGCTAAAAAGAAGAGGGGTTTGTTTGTTTTTCCTCTTCAATCTAAAGTAACAGGCACAAGGTATTCTTATCAATGGATGAATATTGCACAAGAAAATGGTTGGCATGTCCTGTTTGATGCATCTGCATTAGGTCCTAAGGAAATGGAAACTTTAGGCCTTTCAATATTTCAGCCTGATTTTCTCATTTGCTCTTTCTACAAAGTATTTGGAGAAAATCCATCTGGTTTTTGCTGTCTGTTTGTGAAAAATTCAAGCATATCAGTGCTCAACAAATCCTCCACTAGCTTTGGAATTATTAGTCTTGTTCCAGCAACAAAACCATTTGATAaaagttgttctttttcttcaGCAGAATCAGTTCAAGAGGTGAGCCAAGAAAACTCTACTGAATTTCAAGAAGTCAAACAAGTGTCTGAAGAACCAAAGCAAGTAATCACATTGTTTGAAATACTAAACTGGGGGAAGAAATCCAACACTAACAAATACAAAAAGGTAGAATCAAAGACAAGTATGAATTCTGATGAGTTAGAATGTAGAGGCTTGGATCATGCTGATAAATTAGGCCTTGTATTAATCAGTAGTAGAGCAAGATACCTTGTAAACTGGCTGATAAACGCGTTATCGCGCCTTCAACATCCCCATGCTGGAGATATTCATCCTCCTTTAGTGAAAATCTATGGACCAAAGATAAGTTTCAACAGAGGACCAGCTGTGGCATTCAATGTGTTTGATTGGAAAGGCCAAAAGATTGATCCAACATTAGTACAGAAGCTAGCGGATCGAAACAACATATCTCTTTCTTGTGCATTTTTGCAGCATATATGGTTTTCAAAAATGTATGATGATGAAAAAAAGACAATCTTGGAAACAAGAAGTGGTGAAGTGGGAGATAATAAGAAGGGGAAATTGAATTGTGGTGTATCAGTTATAACTGTTTCACTTgggatgatgacaaactttgaaGATTTGTATAGGTTGTGGAGTTTTATAGCTAGATTCTTGGATGCTGATTTTgttgagaaagaaagatggagaTACAAGGCACTTAATCAAACAACTATTGAGGTTTAG